Below is a genomic region from Leptotrichia shahii.
GCTAAGGGACCGGTCTTGAAAACCGGCGAAATCGCAAGATGTCTGGGTTCGAATCCCAGTTCACCCGCCATTATGCCCAGATAGCTCAGTCGGTAGAGCAAGGGACTGAAAATCCCTGTGTCCGTGGTTCGATTCCGCGTCTGGGCACCATTAGAATAGTTAAAAATGTGATATATAGTGCAAATCAGTGTTTATGCTGAATTGCACTTTTTTCTTTTATTTATGGTACTTTGCAGTTTTATCCTGTCTTAATCTGTTTCTATTTATTTCAATACATTAAAAATTTATTGGCAACTTACTGGCAACTATTTTAATAGACTAATTTATTTATAACATTTCTTTGTTCTTTAGATAAATACTTATCATCATTCAAAAATTTTTTTATACTTCCTTTCTTCTGTTAAATAAGCGATTTCCTTTGCCTGAGAGTGCTCTTAATAATAAAGAAAATACTTTCGGGTTTTAACTTTTTATTTTTTCACACTTAAAAATAATAAATAAAATTATTATTGTTTAATTTGGTTTCAAAAAAAGTCTTTTTTCATAATTTTGATTGCCATAATTTAGAATATGAAAATTAGGCCGTTTTAATTTTCTAGAATTTAAATAATAAGATAAATCTTTTGATTGGAAAAAATAATTCTAGCTTTTTTAGAAAAAGTTTTTAAGGACTTGCTTGAGGTAGATTTGATATTCAGGAAAGGAGAATATATTAGATACACTTGTAACTTACTTTAAATCTTTTTTATTTAGAAAAAACTTGCATTATTTTCTAAAAAGGTATAAAATTAGTTTGGTAATTAAAATATTCGATTTTCATAGTATTTGATACAATTTTGAAATTATTATAAAGTGCTTTAATATATAGGAAGTTTTTATATTAGTTTGTATATATAAATGTTTTTTGAAAATCGAGAATAAATAATATCACATAAGATATAAAACGAGAGGAGATGATCTGACATGACATTAATAGAGGGAAAAGTCGGAGAAAAATTTTTATTAAAGGACATTGATGAAAGAAAATTGGACACACGATTATTGAGTTTAGGAGTCTGTAGAGGAGATGCATGT
It encodes:
- a CDS encoding FeoA family protein, which codes for MTLIEGKVGEKFLLKDIDERKLDTRLLSLGVCRGDACTIENIANGNVLIKTVETKIVISTNLANHIKIEVVK